From one Lineus longissimus chromosome 3, tnLinLong1.2, whole genome shotgun sequence genomic stretch:
- the LOC135485187 gene encoding ribosome-releasing factor 2, mitochondrial-like: MARLISKNTYDTMQRITNSQMPFSFCRKISCRTLSSYTNAYMPCTLCTSKQDFNLGQFLSTNKSSIAFNRLFSQSCKRLAIKVPAREFDISKIRNIGIMAHIDAGKTTTTERMLFYSGFTRNLGDVDDGDTVMDYMEQERNRGITITSAAITFNWNGHRINLIDTPGHVDFTVEVERALRVLDGAVTILDASAGVEAQTLTVWHQADHYNIPRIAFVNKMDKAGADFEYCLSSIKDKLRVSPLAVQIPIGKERTFSGLVDLVSMEVLKWTTTKSKQSDGLKFSRTPVDKDNHGELWEMAIEGRAALLEKMTDLDEQVADVVLSDISYDSIPVELLASALRRITANQTAIPVFCGSSLKNTGVQPLLNAVCSYLPSPIERQHDFTDYYGKNLCALAFKIIHDKQRGPLTFLRLYSGSMKSGSSIYNVNQNCTEKTSRLCQVYADEFKDIPEAEAGNIVVVTGLKDTITGDTIVQSHHAFNEVKKAYISANQLDPDDADSTPILAGLDVPDPVFFCSVELQSLSQQKQLDHALACLQREDPSFKVRADADTGQTILLGMGELHLEVIQDRIRSEYGLEVDLGPLQVSYKETVLESIKETFTLDKTIGDRNHLVTVMISLHPAGNEHVPKHVKIVHSKEVNLEGMRRDHLKAIENGVQSGLIHGPILGFPLTGVEVHLHDFSIGRGTSLAMVTACTAECIQRAAKKVESCMKEPMMDLEITTSESMVHSVLGDLSSRRSQIYDVTEHLDNKVILARTPLSEMMGYSTALRTITSGTASFTMELACYERMTLAEQTKAVTILTGFTH; the protein is encoded by the exons ATGGCTAGGCTAATTTCAAAGAATACATATGATACTATGCAAAGAATAACTAATAGCCAGATGCCAttttcattttgtagaaaaatAAGCTGTAGAACTTTGTCCTCCTATACCAATGCGTACATGccctgtacattatgtacatcaaAGCAGGATTTCAATCTCGGGCAATTTCTAAGCACCAACAAGAGCAGTATAGCATTCAACAGACTCTTCTCTCAAAGTTGCAAGAGATTGGCCATCAAAGTTCCAGCCCGTGAATTTGATATCTCAAAAATACGAAATATTGGAATCATGGCACATATCGATGCTGGGAAAACAACGACCACAGAGAGAATGCTCTTCTATTCAGGCTTTACGCGCAATCTTG gtgatgttgatgatggagataCTGTTATGGATTACATGGAACAAGAACGGAACCGCGGTATCACCATAACGTCAGCTGCTATCACATTCAACTGGAATGGTCATAGGATAAATCTCATTGACACGCCAG GGCATGTGGATTTCACAGTTGAGGTTGAAAGAGCTCTGAGAGTGTTGGATGGAGCAGTCACTATCTTGGATGCATCTGCAG GTGTTGAGGCTCAAACTTTGACTGTATGGCACCAGGCTGATCATTACAACATCCCCAGAATTGCCTTTGTGAACAAAATGGACAAAGCTGGTGCCGATTTTGAATACTGCTTATCATCAATTAAAGACAAACTGAGAGTCAGTCCTTTAGCGGTTCAAATTCCAATCGGAAAAGAACGAACATTTAGTGGTTTGGTAGACTTAGTTTCTATGGAAGTTTTAAAATGGACAACAACAAAATCCAAACAGTCTGATGGACTCAAATTTTCACGGACTCCTGTTGATAAAGATAATCATGGAGAATTATGGGAAATGGCAATTGAGGGACGGGCAGCGTTGCTTGAAAAGATGACTGATCTCGACGAACAGGTTGCGGACGTGGTTCTTAGCGATATTAGTTATGATTCTATTCCTGTGGAATTGTTAGCATCGGCATTGCGGAGAATCACAGCAAATCAGACGGCCATTCCAGTCTTTTGTGGAAGTTCTTTGAAAAATACTGGTGTTCAGCCTTTGCTGAATGCCGTCTGCTCATATTTGCCTAGTCCAATCGAACGTCAGCATGATTTCACAGACTATTATGGAAAAAATCTTTGTGCTTTAGCTTTTAAAATTATTCATGATAAACAAAGAGGTCCATTGACATTTCTCAGACTCTATTCTGGCTCAATGAAAAGTGGAAGTTCCATCTATAATGTAAACCAGAATTGCACAGAAAAGACGTCACGGCTTTGCCAAGTATATGCGGATGAATTCAAGGATATACCAGAGGCTGAAGCTGGGAATATTGTTGTTGTCACTGGATTAAAAGAT ACAATTACTGGCGATACCATTGTCCAATCCCACCATGCTTTCAACGAAGTTAAGAAGGCTTACATAAGTGCCAATCAGCTGGACCCAGATGATGCCGATTCCACACCAATCCTGGCTGGTTTGGATGTCCCCGATCCTGTCTTTTTCTGCTCTGTAGAACTCCAGTCCTTATCCCAACAGAAACAGCTTGACCACGCTTTGGCATGCTTGCAGCGGGAAGACCCCAGCTTTAAAGTGCGGGCAGATGCTGATACAG GCCAGACTATCTTGCTCGGAATGGGTGAACTTCACTTGGAAGTGATACAAGACCGTATTCGATCCGAGTACGGGCTCGAAGTGGATCTTGGACCTCTTCAAGTCTCGTACAAGGAGACAGTGTTAGAATCCATAAAGGAGACATTTACTCTTGATAAAACTATTGGAGATCGGAACCACCTTGTGACAGTTATGATATCGCTTCATCCAGCAGGCAATGAGCATGTTCCAAAACATGTCAAGATTGTTCATTCAAAGGAGGTCAACCTGGAGGGAATGAGGCGGGATCATTTGAAAGCTATTGAGAACGGAGTTCAGTCTGGGTTAATTCATG GTCCCATCCTTGGCTTCCCACTCACTGGTGTTGAGGTTCATCTTCACGACTTCTCTATTGGTCGAGGCACATCTCTCGCCATGGTTACTGCATGTACAGCGGAATGCATACAGAGGGCAGCTAAAAAAGTGGAATCCTGTATGAAAGAACCCATGATGGACTTGGAG ATAACTACCAGTGAAAGTATGGTACATTCTGTTCTTGGCGATTTATCATCAAGACGAAGTCAGATTTATGACGTCACTGAACATCTTGACAACAAGGTCATCTTAGCCAGAACGCCCCTGTCTGAGATGATGGGATACTCTACAGCTCTGCGGACGATCACCTCAGGGACGGCTTCATTTACGATGGAACTAGCTTGCTATGAAAGAATGACTTTAGCAGAGCAAACAAAGGCTGTGACTATATTAACTGGTTTCACGCACTAA